DNA sequence from the Alkaliphilus metalliredigens QYMF genome:
AAAAACAAAAACAAACTTCTTTGATATGAGGGTATAGAAAAGGTGGGAAAAGAATGCGTTCAACATTTTCGGGATTTAATACAGCCACATCAGGAATTTTTGCATCACAGCGGTCTTTAGATGTAGTAGGACATAATATTGCAAACGCAAATACACCGGGATATTCAAGACAACGACTAGAACAAGCTGCCAGTACCCCCATGAGTCTATATGGTGGAAAAGGAATGCTGGGAACTGGTGTGGATACCGTAGCTATCAAACAAATGCGAAGTGAATTTCTAGATTTTAAATATAGAGATGAAGTAAATGCATTAGGATATTGGGAAACAAAGGAGTATGGACTTGAGTTTATTGAGAGTATTTTCAATGAACCATCTGATACAAGTGTTGCCACTGTTACTGATGAACTTTTTGCTGGGTTTGAAGAACTGAGCAAAAACCCTGAGAGCATCACTGCAAGAACCGTAGTTCGAGAACGGGGAATCGCTTTTACCAACACAATGAACCAAACCTATAAGCAACTAGAGAAATTAGCTAAGGACGTGAATTCTGATATTAATGCCACTGTAAGTAGCATTAACAGCTATGCAGATCAGATTGCTGAGCTAAATAAGCAAATTTATCGATTCGAAGCAGATGGTAGTAGTGCTAATGATTTAAGAGATCGAAGGAATTTACTGATCGATGATTTGTCTAAGCTTGTAAATGTAGAGGTGCGAGATGTAAATGATGGATATGGTTCATCTAAAATGGTTGTGCAAATAAATGGACAACCCTTGGTAAATCATGATCAAGCCTATAAATTAGATGCCACCGCGACAAAATCCAGTACATTTGATGATGAAATTAACATGACTGAAATCAAATGGGCCAATGGCAGTGTGGTTAACCAAGATTCATTAAAGGGAGAATTAGGGGCTTTATTGACTTTAAGAGATGGAACAACCAAGGATAATAAAGGAATTCCTTTCTATATTGAGCAGCTTAATGATTTTGTCGGGAGTTTTGCAAAAGCAGTTAATGGTATTCATGAAGACGGACTCGACTTAGATGGAGATGAAGGCGTAGCATTTTTTACAGATGGCAATACCGGAGATCAAATTACAGCAAAAAATATTCAAATCTCCTTGGAGATTGATCGGGATCCTAGGAAGATTGCTGCCGCCACCATGGGGGAACTTGGGGAACCAGTAGTAGGAGATGGATCCAACGCTTTAAGGTTGACAGAGCTACGACATGCTCAAATGAGTTTCGATAACGGTGAGTTTAAAGGAACACCAGAGGATTTTATGATTTCCTTAATTGCCAACTTAGGGGTAAATACCCAAGAGGCTACGAGAATGGCTAGCAACCAAAGTATATTAACAAACCAGATAGATCGACAACGGCAATCAATTTCAGGTGTTTCCTTAGATGAAGAAATGGCCAACATGGTTCGTTTTCAACATGCTTACAATGCCTCAGCCAGAATGGTCACAACCATGGACGAAATGATTGACGTGATTATTAATCGAATGGGCACTGTGGGTAGATAAAACGCTTAAAATATGATCGATATATGATAGAAGGTGGAGAAGCTCATGAGGATTACCAATAACATGATGATTAGTAGTATGATGCAAAATCTAAATGGAAATTTACTTCGTATGGATCAGAAACAACTACAGGCGACTACTGGAAAACGCATTCACAAGCCCTCTGATGATCCTATCGGTATTTCCAGAAGTTTGAAGCTACGTTCGGATATCAAAGAACTAGAACAGTACAAAAAAAATGTAGATGACACCATTTCTTGGCTAGAGACCACAGAACTAGCGGTACATAATGTAGGTGCAGCCGTAGAACGACTAAGAGAGCTGACGGTGCAGGCTTCCAATGGGGTATTGACTGAAGACGAAACAAAAAAAATTAAGGCAGAAGTAGTAGAGCTAAAGAATCAAATTATTAGTCTGGGAAACACAACCTATGGCGGAAAATATGTTTTTTCCGGAAAAAAAACGGATCAAAAGCTTTTTAATGATGCTGGAGAGTATAATGTAAGTAATTTATCAATCGATCACGCTCCTGACGCAATAGATGATAAAATCAAATTTAATGTAGGTATGGGAGAAACGATTGAAATCAATGTAGTAGGATTTGAACTCTTCGGTGGAGATGAAGTATCACATGAAGATGATGTGGTAGGGGTAGAGGGTGGTGAACAAGCAGGAATTATTAAAATGATTGAAGACATCGAAGCAAAATTAGAGGCCGGGGATACTGCTGGTCTAACGGATGACCTTCAAAACATAGACATCTACTACGATCAATATTCAACCATACGATCAGAAATTGGAGCCAAAGTAAACCGCATGGAATTGGTTGAAAATCGAATTGTAGATGATCGCCTAAACTTGATGGAACTTCAATCTAAAATAGAAGATGCGGATGTGGCTGAAGTGTACATGCAGCTTATGGCGGAGGAGAATGTGTATCGTTCTTCATTGGCTATTGGCTCAAGGATTATTCAGCCGACATTGATGGATTTCTTAAGATAAAAAGACAAAAGAAGGTCTTAAAAAACCAGGAGGGGATGAAATGAATCTCCGAATTGATATGCAAAATGCTCAAATTGGAATCCAGCAACAAATGGGACAGCTAAACATTCAACAAAATCATTTTCCTATGACATTACAGCAAACAGAGCCTAAATTGAGTCTACAAACAGCTGATGCAGAGTTAACCATTGA
Encoded proteins:
- the flgK gene encoding flagellar hook-associated protein FlgK; translated protein: MRSTFSGFNTATSGIFASQRSLDVVGHNIANANTPGYSRQRLEQAASTPMSLYGGKGMLGTGVDTVAIKQMRSEFLDFKYRDEVNALGYWETKEYGLEFIESIFNEPSDTSVATVTDELFAGFEELSKNPESITARTVVRERGIAFTNTMNQTYKQLEKLAKDVNSDINATVSSINSYADQIAELNKQIYRFEADGSSANDLRDRRNLLIDDLSKLVNVEVRDVNDGYGSSKMVVQINGQPLVNHDQAYKLDATATKSSTFDDEINMTEIKWANGSVVNQDSLKGELGALLTLRDGTTKDNKGIPFYIEQLNDFVGSFAKAVNGIHEDGLDLDGDEGVAFFTDGNTGDQITAKNIQISLEIDRDPRKIAAATMGELGEPVVGDGSNALRLTELRHAQMSFDNGEFKGTPEDFMISLIANLGVNTQEATRMASNQSILTNQIDRQRQSISGVSLDEEMANMVRFQHAYNASARMVTTMDEMIDVIINRMGTVGR
- the flgL gene encoding flagellar hook-associated protein FlgL → MRITNNMMISSMMQNLNGNLLRMDQKQLQATTGKRIHKPSDDPIGISRSLKLRSDIKELEQYKKNVDDTISWLETTELAVHNVGAAVERLRELTVQASNGVLTEDETKKIKAEVVELKNQIISLGNTTYGGKYVFSGKKTDQKLFNDAGEYNVSNLSIDHAPDAIDDKIKFNVGMGETIEINVVGFELFGGDEVSHEDDVVGVEGGEQAGIIKMIEDIEAKLEAGDTAGLTDDLQNIDIYYDQYSTIRSEIGAKVNRMELVENRIVDDRLNLMELQSKIEDADVAEVYMQLMAEENVYRSSLAIGSRIIQPTLMDFLR